TGACTGTTGCTAGACGCTTAGAACAGATGCTATTTAAGATGGCAATCTCAAAGGTACCTCAAGACATTTCTGTGTGtgtatttaaaatgaaaatgtttTGTTGGTAGTAGTTGACATTTAGGATTTGGTTTGCTGGGGAATTTTAAGACAAGACTGGTTGGTGCTTTTTGACATGTTTCATCTGGCTCTAGCTTGATGACTCATATGTCCtcacttaaattttttttttttttttcagtttgtgACGGTTTTCAACTTGTACTTACTATAGGAGGAGTACATGAACCCGTCTACCCTTGAGTCTAGGATTGCGAGCTTAATAAAAGGCAAACAGTTGAATAATTACAATAAGAGGCGTACTAATTCTTCTTTGGTTGGAAAGATGGCACCTACGACTACTGGATTATCACACGCTGGTGCTAGTGCTGGTTTAGGGCCTTCAGGTAACACTGTTGGTCCCATGGATCATGATGTCTTGGAACTTCGCGAGTACATGCGAACCCTTGTGTAAGCCTTCCCAAGCTTTTCAGCTACACTGCACTTTCTCTGTTAGTTTATTATGTATCCATCTGTGCTGGGAATAATGATCCAAGTTATTACTCTATTGGATTTATATTCCTGGCTGCATATCtgctcagtttttttttttttattatatcgaTGTTTCTATTCCTGACATATATGCTTTCTTGGAATCCTTTGACTTATCTTTCATTCTTTCCAGCTTCAGCGAGTTACATAAACACCATCCATGTCCAGCCGATGATGCATCAAAGGCTaagtatttacatgtttctagaCGCTTAGAGGAGGGTATCTATCAAATGGCAAACACAAAGGTATTCTTAAAATACTTATTTGATCGATATTTTCGGCAATTAGCAACATTGATTTACTTAGGAATGCCAAAACAAGATAGGCTGACGCTTATAAACATATGGTGTCTCATGTCCTCACTTTAAAAGATCTTTCTTTCATAACTACAAAATCTACAAGAGGATTACCTAAACCCGTCGACCCTTACTTCTCGCTTGGCTTGCTTAATAAGGGGCAAAAAATTGAATAACTACGTCCAGATTCAGCAAAATGCTAATTCCTCTTCGCCTGGAACAATGACTACACTCGCCCCTGAAGTTTTTGCTGAGACCACGATGGTACGTACATCAGAGACCTAGATGATAACTTCTcatgatatttatttaaaaggAAGTTTACTAAAATGACACAAATTAGTTATGTTATTACTGactcgtattttttgaaatttattaaaatatttttttggtctaaattgCCCTTACACATagttgtaacaaaaaaaaacatcaccCAAATGCCCTTATTATTTAATCGACGAccgatttattttcaaaaaaataaatctatcgaCCAATAAGTCTGTTTATAAAATCtgtgtaaaaaataaaactattattaaAGTGGTGGcaaattttttagaaaacgTCAGATTTGTTCACATGGCAGATTTAATTGTCAGATTTGATTAAAAAACAGATTTTTAAGAATATGTCTATCAAATATGGTATCAAATTATTTCTAAATGGTAGATTTAAGTGGTCAACTTATTTTCTTCTGGGTAGATTTACTTTTTGTGATCGACTTATTTTCTTAAGGCAGATTTATATAGCCGATTTAAAATTGTTGACAGACTTTTTGTTTATGAAGTGGCAGACTTTTTGTTTACGTGGTAACAGACTTTTTGTTTATGTTGCGGCAGATTTATTAACGAAAATCTGGGTTATGTACAGCAATTTCAGTTTCGACCCGGTTTACTAATAATTCCGAATCTGGTTTAGTTTTTAGGTTAATTAAACTCAGAATTAGGGAAAATTTTGTAGTTGTCGTCATCTCTTTCATCCCTCTTTTCTTCCttttcaagttgtttcttttcatgCTATTTTAAACACTTGTTGCAATCTTTATTGCTTGGAGAAACATGGATCCCATCATTCTGGTCTGCGGAA
The window above is part of the Brassica napus cultivar Da-Ae chromosome C8, Da-Ae, whole genome shotgun sequence genome. Proteins encoded here:
- the LOC106413045 gene encoding histone acetyltransferase HAC12-like — encoded protein: MTVARRLEQMLFKMAISKEEYMNPSTLESRIASLIKGKQLNNYNKRRTNSSLVGKMAPTTTGLSHAGASAGLGPSGNTVGPMDHDVLELREYMRTLVFSELHKHHPCPADDASKAKYLHVSRRLEEGIYQMANTKVFLKYLFDRYFRQLATLIYLGMPKQDRLTLINIWCLMSSL